A part of Fimbriiglobus ruber genomic DNA contains:
- a CDS encoding Uma2 family endonuclease produces the protein MATVTQPISPALLSAQAFVQQYADRRVELVEGHVVELPVPSARHGKICNWIGFYLTQYIVANDIGHILTNDSLFVIERDPDTVRGPDVCFVSYARQPKGTLPEGLLEVVPELVFEVRSPSDRWTAVLEKVLEYLAAGVLVVVVLDLKTESASVFRGEDRQDIIAAGEPLSFPDVLPGFSVLVEKLFA, from the coding sequence ATGGCCACAGTGACGCAACCTATCTCGCCCGCATTGCTCAGCGCGCAAGCGTTTGTGCAGCAATATGCCGATCGTCGGGTTGAACTCGTTGAAGGCCACGTCGTGGAGTTGCCCGTGCCCTCTGCAAGACACGGAAAGATTTGCAATTGGATCGGGTTCTATCTGACGCAATACATTGTTGCCAACGACATCGGCCACATCTTGACCAACGACTCGCTGTTCGTGATTGAACGCGATCCCGACACCGTGCGAGGGCCGGACGTTTGTTTCGTCAGTTACGCACGTCAACCCAAAGGAACGTTGCCGGAAGGGTTACTCGAGGTCGTTCCCGAACTAGTTTTTGAAGTGAGGTCGCCGTCGGACCGGTGGACGGCGGTCCTGGAAAAGGTGCTGGAGTATCTCGCTGCCGGTGTGCTGGTGGTCGTAGTACTCGATCTCAAGACAGAATCGGCCTCCGTCTTCCGTGGCGAAGACCGCCAGGACATCATCGCGGCCGGGGAACCCCTCAGTTTCCCCGACGTCCTGCCAGGGTTCTCGGTCCTGGTGGAAAAGCTGTTTGCGTAA
- a CDS encoding B12-binding domain-containing radical SAM protein, whose product MPHVAMVPFTGFRVREEEMLALGMTLPGLAHRAAAVAQLPALGLLTLAGLTPPHWTCSYHEADHASASLADEIARQHPTLVALSALTASVEEAYRFSGLLRGRGMRVVIGGLHVTTCPEEAGRYCDAVVIGEGEPVWPAVLADAEAGELRPVYRASAPFDLARAPVPRFDLLGRGPRPRLTVQTQRGCPLACEFCGASRLLGPHRLKPVANLKRELAAITAQVPRPVLELADDNTFAGGRNSHELLETLAAADARYFTEVDWRVGEDPGLLAGLAASGCVQVLIGIESLVFRHPGMGPKQAELPRIMTAIDAIQSAGVAVIGCFIVGCDGETFDSLDRLAAFIEASSLADVQLTLQTPFPGTPLRRRLEREGRLLPGRGWSHCTLFDLTFRPDLMGIEEMELAFRDLARRVFSPAQSVRRQAIRKRVWHNNPRLRPCASEPSSSS is encoded by the coding sequence ATGCCGCACGTGGCTATGGTGCCATTCACGGGGTTCCGCGTCCGCGAAGAGGAAATGCTCGCGCTCGGCATGACGTTGCCGGGGCTGGCGCACCGGGCCGCCGCCGTCGCACAACTCCCGGCACTGGGCCTGCTCACCCTGGCCGGCCTGACGCCACCCCACTGGACTTGCAGTTACCACGAGGCCGACCATGCCAGCGCGTCGCTGGCAGACGAGATCGCCCGGCAGCACCCCACACTCGTCGCCCTCTCCGCGCTCACGGCGTCGGTCGAGGAGGCGTATCGCTTCAGTGGGTTGCTCCGCGGCCGGGGAATGCGGGTCGTCATTGGCGGCTTACATGTGACCACGTGCCCCGAGGAGGCCGGCCGGTATTGCGACGCTGTCGTCATCGGCGAGGGCGAGCCGGTCTGGCCGGCGGTGCTGGCCGACGCCGAGGCGGGCGAGCTGCGGCCCGTGTACCGGGCGTCCGCCCCGTTTGACCTGGCCCGCGCGCCGGTGCCCCGATTCGACCTGCTCGGTCGCGGGCCACGGCCCCGTCTGACCGTGCAGACCCAGCGGGGGTGCCCACTGGCGTGCGAATTCTGCGGGGCCAGCCGACTCCTCGGGCCGCACCGGCTCAAGCCCGTCGCGAATTTAAAACGAGAGTTGGCCGCGATTACTGCCCAGGTTCCGCGCCCCGTTCTGGAACTGGCCGACGACAACACCTTCGCCGGCGGGCGAAACTCTCACGAACTGTTGGAGACGCTCGCGGCCGCCGACGCCCGTTACTTCACCGAGGTCGACTGGCGGGTCGGCGAAGACCCGGGCCTCCTCGCCGGCCTCGCCGCGTCGGGTTGCGTGCAGGTATTGATCGGGATCGAGTCGCTGGTGTTCCGCCATCCGGGGATGGGGCCGAAGCAAGCCGAGTTGCCCCGGATTATGACCGCGATCGACGCCATCCAGTCCGCCGGAGTCGCGGTCATCGGCTGTTTCATCGTCGGCTGCGACGGTGAGACGTTCGATTCGCTCGACCGGCTCGCGGCGTTCATCGAAGCGAGTTCGCTCGCCGATGTCCAATTGACGCTCCAAACCCCGTTTCCCGGCACCCCGCTCCGTCGACGGTTGGAACGCGAGGGCCGCCTGCTGCCGGGCCGCGGGTGGTCTCACTGCACGCTCTTCGACCTGACCTTCCGGCCCGACCTGATGGGCATCGAGGAGATGGAATTGGCGTTCCGCGACC
- a CDS encoding Ig-like domain-containing protein, which translates to MRDEPETTASLTSDQPSRRLNRRGGKVAGAKLRLEALEDRTQPSKAIAPIPSNDVQPTDGTTPLVLQSLSYFSVVDGATLIPGSVNVTTNPTHGSVTIDPATGNITYTAAAGFAGTDSVGFTVADSDGLTSLPAYVSEIVTLPVALPATATTETGVAKTIAVLTGASSAAAPIDPTTVAVPTAPGHGTVSISPTTGAITYTSAAGFTGTDTFTYTVKDTNGIASVPATVSVVVDQPQAPDVTVSTPENTAVVIPITIQIPPSDSIVTTLVSITGGPSHGTATLNPATNAITYTPAAGFTGTDTLTYSAVDGSGAVSNTATVVITVLGPTNGTHDVVNPIAARTDAGTPVAVDVLSVDSSPVGLAPGTVTVQTAPANGTTAVNPTTGAITYTPAAGFTGTDSFTYSVDDNNNTSAGTATVTILVTAPRVIDTTGVTGPGQSVVIPVLTGDNNVDNAILPGSVTIVDPPAHGTTTVDPATGDVTYTADATFAGVDSFTYTATDTNHVVSNPARVTIISDQPGASDEFGTTDSGFPISIDVTANASDPAGSAAIVPSSVTILSGPSNGTATIAPDGTITYKSVFGFNGTDTMTYTIADNTGAVSNVGTITIVVNRPTATPDSATTPQNTPVVIDVAANDSDPDGNQFLVPTSITVTTEAAHGTVSVSGAGVVTYTPTAGFVGTDTFAYTIADAHGAISNPAVDTVTVTPAAAPVAANVAAAQASGTTPVTINLLSGVTQPAGASPLDPTTLTIVTQPADGTVTVDTTTGVATYTANGTFSGTDTFTYTVANKAGAVSNPATVTVPVLSLNQVHVQVAAASTGGGPQVNIYNLDGSVRASLFAYDPSFTGGVRVATGDLSGTGIPDIVTGPGTGGGPNVKVFNGTTGAVLASFFAFEPTFTGGVSVAVGDVTGAGYPDIIVGAGPGGGPAVKVFDGKTFAPIASFFAFDPSFRGGVSVAVGDLNGSGVDQIVVGAGPGGGPVVNIFNGAGQGQGSFFAFDPSFRGGVNVAVGDPNGSGVDQIVVGAGAGGGPQVDIVDGQTLAIQKSFFAYDASFTGGVQVATGFVNANAQPAILVGPGSGATLPVLAFDPSTLSQIATLNDPFGDFQGGVYVGGS; encoded by the coding sequence ATCCGGGATGAACCCGAAACCACGGCCAGCCTGACTTCCGATCAGCCTAGTCGTCGCCTGAACCGTCGGGGTGGCAAAGTCGCGGGAGCGAAGCTCCGGCTGGAAGCTCTCGAAGACCGTACCCAACCTAGCAAGGCCATCGCGCCGATCCCCAGCAACGACGTCCAACCGACGGACGGCACCACCCCACTCGTCTTGCAATCGCTGTCGTATTTCAGCGTCGTCGATGGGGCGACTCTCATTCCCGGCTCGGTGAACGTCACCACGAACCCGACGCACGGGAGCGTCACAATCGACCCGGCGACCGGAAATATCACGTACACGGCCGCCGCCGGGTTCGCGGGTACCGACTCGGTCGGGTTCACGGTCGCCGATTCGGACGGGCTGACCTCGCTGCCGGCGTACGTCAGCGAGATCGTAACCCTGCCGGTCGCCCTCCCCGCCACCGCGACCACCGAAACCGGCGTCGCGAAGACGATCGCCGTCCTGACCGGGGCCTCGTCCGCCGCGGCCCCGATCGACCCGACGACCGTCGCGGTTCCGACGGCACCGGGCCACGGGACCGTGTCGATCAGCCCGACGACCGGCGCGATCACGTACACCTCGGCGGCCGGGTTTACCGGGACCGACACGTTCACGTACACGGTCAAGGACACCAACGGGATCGCGTCCGTGCCGGCGACGGTGAGCGTCGTGGTCGACCAGCCGCAAGCGCCGGACGTCACGGTTTCGACCCCCGAAAATACGGCGGTCGTGATCCCGATCACCATCCAAATACCCCCGTCCGACTCCATCGTGACGACCCTCGTCTCGATTACCGGGGGGCCGAGCCACGGGACCGCGACACTCAACCCCGCCACCAACGCCATCACCTACACCCCGGCGGCGGGATTCACCGGCACCGACACCCTCACCTACTCCGCGGTGGACGGCAGCGGGGCCGTTTCCAACACGGCGACCGTCGTCATCACCGTTCTCGGGCCGACGAACGGGACGCACGACGTGGTCAACCCGATCGCGGCCCGGACGGACGCCGGCACGCCGGTCGCCGTGGACGTGCTGTCGGTGGACAGCAGCCCGGTCGGACTGGCGCCCGGCACGGTGACCGTGCAAACGGCCCCCGCGAACGGGACGACCGCCGTCAACCCGACGACCGGCGCGATCACGTACACGCCCGCGGCCGGCTTCACCGGGACCGATTCGTTCACGTATTCGGTCGACGACAATAACAACACGTCCGCGGGCACGGCGACGGTGACGATCCTCGTCACCGCCCCCCGCGTGATCGACACGACCGGGGTCACGGGCCCCGGCCAGTCGGTGGTGATCCCGGTCCTGACCGGCGACAACAACGTCGACAACGCGATCCTCCCGGGCAGCGTCACGATCGTCGACCCGCCCGCCCACGGGACCACGACCGTCGACCCCGCGACCGGGGACGTCACGTACACGGCCGACGCCACGTTCGCCGGGGTCGACTCCTTCACGTACACCGCGACGGACACGAACCACGTCGTTTCCAACCCGGCCCGGGTGACGATCATCTCCGACCAGCCCGGGGCGAGCGACGAGTTCGGGACCACCGACTCCGGCTTCCCGATCTCGATCGACGTGACGGCGAACGCGAGCGACCCGGCCGGCTCGGCCGCCATCGTCCCGTCGAGCGTCACCATCCTGTCGGGCCCGTCGAACGGGACGGCGACGATCGCCCCGGACGGAACCATCACCTACAAGTCCGTGTTCGGCTTCAACGGCACCGACACGATGACGTACACGATCGCGGACAACACCGGAGCGGTCTCGAACGTGGGCACGATCACGATCGTGGTCAACCGCCCGACGGCCACCCCGGACAGCGCGACGACCCCGCAAAACACCCCGGTCGTGATCGACGTCGCGGCCAACGATTCCGACCCGGACGGCAACCAGTTCCTGGTGCCGACCAGCATCACCGTCACCACCGAGGCTGCCCACGGGACCGTGTCCGTCAGTGGGGCGGGGGTGGTGACCTACACCCCGACCGCGGGGTTCGTCGGGACCGACACGTTCGCGTACACGATCGCGGACGCCCACGGGGCGATCTCGAACCCCGCCGTCGACACCGTGACGGTCACCCCCGCGGCGGCCCCGGTGGCCGCCAACGTCGCCGCCGCCCAGGCCAGCGGGACCACCCCGGTGACGATCAACCTGTTGTCGGGCGTCACCCAACCGGCCGGGGCCAGCCCGCTCGACCCGACCACCCTCACGATCGTAACGCAGCCGGCCGACGGCACGGTCACCGTCGACACGACGACGGGCGTCGCGACGTACACCGCGAACGGGACGTTCTCCGGGACCGACACCTTCACCTACACGGTCGCGAACAAGGCGGGGGCGGTGTCGAACCCGGCGACGGTCACGGTGCCCGTCCTCAGCCTCAATCAGGTCCACGTCCAGGTCGCGGCGGCGAGCACCGGGGGCGGCCCGCAGGTGAACATCTACAACCTCGACGGCTCCGTGCGAGCGAGCCTGTTCGCGTACGACCCGTCGTTCACTGGCGGCGTCCGGGTCGCGACCGGCGACCTGAGCGGGACCGGCATCCCGGACATCGTGACCGGCCCGGGGACCGGCGGCGGCCCGAACGTCAAGGTGTTCAACGGGACCACGGGGGCGGTCCTCGCGAGCTTCTTCGCGTTCGAGCCGACGTTTACCGGCGGCGTGTCGGTGGCCGTCGGAGACGTGACGGGGGCGGGGTACCCGGACATTATCGTGGGCGCCGGGCCGGGCGGCGGGCCCGCCGTCAAGGTGTTCGACGGCAAGACGTTCGCCCCGATCGCGAGCTTCTTCGCGTTCGACCCGTCGTTCCGCGGCGGGGTGAGCGTGGCGGTCGGCGATCTGAACGGGTCCGGGGTCGACCAGATCGTGGTCGGGGCCGGACCCGGCGGCGGGCCGGTGGTCAACATCTTCAACGGGGCCGGGCAGGGGCAGGGAAGCTTCTTCGCGTTCGACCCGTCGTTCCGCGGCGGGGTGAACGTGGCGGTCGGCGACCCGAACGGGTCCGGGGTCGACCAGATCGTGGTCGGGGCCGGGGCCGGCGGCGGCCCGCAGGTCGACATCGTCGACGGGCAGACGTTGGCGATCCAGAAGAGTTTCTTCGCCTACGACGCGTCGTTCACCGGCGGCGTCCAGGTGGCAACGGGGTTCGTCAACGCCAACGCCCAGCCGGCGATTCTCGTCGGCCCGGGCAGCGGTGCGACCCTCCCCGTCCTGGCCTTCGACCCCAGCACCCTGAGCCAGATCGCGACTCTGAACGACCCGTTCGGCGACTTCCAGGGCGGGGTGTACGTCGGCGGGTCGTGA